The following proteins are encoded in a genomic region of Streptococcus cristatus AS 1.3089:
- a CDS encoding histidine phosphatase family protein — protein MAKTKLYIIRHGKTMFNTIGRAQGWSDTPLTEEGERGIRELGIGLRESGLEFTKAFSSDSGRTIQTMGIILEELDLVGKIPYKFDKRIREWCFGSFDGAYGGDLFRGVIPRVRDTDNYKELTFPELADGLVEVDTAGWAEPWEQLSGRILAGFTAIAQEVEAAGGGNALVVSHSMTIGTFAYLLDKSISKNPEVDNGSVTVVEYEKGQFTIHILGDVSYRKVGAKILDAR, from the coding sequence ATGGCAAAAACAAAATTATACATCATCCGACATGGTAAGACTATGTTTAACACCATTGGTCGAGCTCAGGGCTGGTCGGACACTCCCTTAACTGAAGAAGGCGAACGTGGTATCCGTGAGCTAGGGATTGGGCTAAGAGAGTCTGGCTTGGAATTTACCAAGGCTTTCTCAAGCGACTCTGGTCGAACCATTCAGACCATGGGGATTATCCTAGAAGAGCTGGATTTGGTCGGGAAGATTCCTTATAAGTTTGACAAGCGCATCCGAGAGTGGTGCTTCGGGAGCTTTGACGGGGCTTATGGTGGCGATCTTTTCCGCGGAGTGATTCCAAGGGTGCGTGACACTGATAATTATAAAGAGCTGACTTTCCCAGAATTGGCAGATGGCTTGGTTGAAGTGGATACGGCTGGTTGGGCTGAGCCCTGGGAGCAACTGAGCGGGCGGATTTTAGCTGGATTTACAGCTATTGCCCAAGAAGTGGAGGCCGCTGGTGGAGGCAATGCTTTAGTTGTCAGCCATAGTATGACCATCGGGACTTTTGCCTATCTGCTGGACAAATCCATTAGCAAAAATCCTGAGGTTGACAACGGCAGTGTGACAGTCGTCGAATATGAAAAGGGACAATTTACGATTCATATTTTGGGAGATGTGTCTTACCGTAAGGTTGGTGCTAAAATTTTGGACGCTAGATAA